From Canis lupus baileyi chromosome X, mCanLup2.hap1, whole genome shotgun sequence:
tatcataaataaaaaataaaaaaaagaaaaatttcctggttgaccctttcatcttttagcaggatggtccttaacctccacgtgtttgaggtccttccaaacttcttgttgtgatgtagttctaatttcaaggcattatggtctgagaatatccaggggacgatcccaatcttttggtataggttcagacccgatttgtgacccagtatgtggtctattctggagtaagttccatgtgcacttgagaagaatgtgtattcagttgagtttggatgtaaagttctgtagatatctgtgaaatccatctggtccagtgtatcatttaaagctctcgtttctttggagatgttgtgcttagaagacctatcgagggtagaaagacctagactgaagtcatcaagtataagtgtattattatctaactatttcttcactttggttattaattggtttaaatatttggcagctcccacattcggggcatatatattgaggattgttaagtcctcttgctggatagatcctttaagtatgatatagtgtccctcttcatctctcactacagtctttggggtaaattttagtttatctgatataaggatggctacccctgctttcttatgaggaccatttgaatggtaaatggttctccaaccttttattttcaggttgtaggtgtccttctgtctaaaatgagtgtcttgtagacagcaaatagatgggtcctgcttttttatccagtctgaaaccctgagctttttgatggggtcattaagcccgttcacgttcagagttactattgacagatatgagtttagtgtcatcatgatatctattcagtccttgtttttgtggattgttccactgaacttcttcttaaaggggaattttaagagtcccccttaaaatttcttgcagagctggtttggagttcacatattctttcagttcctgcctgtcttggaagctctttatctctccttccattttttttaaagattttatttatttatgagagacatagagagagagaggcagagacacaggcagagggagaggcaggctccatgcagggagcccgacgtgggactcgattgtgggactccaggatcgcgccctgggccaaaggcaggcgctaaaccgctgagccaccccgggacccctctccttccattttgaatgagagccttgctggataaagtattcttggttgcatgttcttctcctttaggaccctgaatatatcctgccaccactttctggcctgccaggtctctgtggagaggtctgctgttaccctaatattcctccccataaaagtcagggatttcttgtctcttgctgctttaaggatcttctctttatctttggaatttgcaagcttcactattaaatgtcgaggtgttgaacggtttttattgattttaggggggatctctctatttccctgatctgaatgcctgtttcccttcccagattaggaaagttttcagctaggatttgttcaaatacatattctggccctctggccctttgggcaccctcgggaaccccaattaaacgtagttttttcttcctcaggctgtggtttatttcccttaatctgtcttcatggtcttttaattgtctgtctcttttttcctcagcttccctctttgccatcaacttgtcttctatgtcactcactcgttcttccacctcgttaaccctcattattaggacttctagtttggtttgcatctcattcaattcatttttaatttctgcatgattggatctaaattctgcagtcatgaattctcttgagtcctttatgcttttttctagagccaccagtagctgtataatagtgcttctgaattggctttctgacattgaattgtaatccagattttgtaattctgtgggagagaggactgtttctgattttttcttttgaggtgaggttttccttctagtcattttgctccgtgcagagtggctaaaaacaagttgtattgggaaaaggagaaaaaaagagagaagaaaagaaaagagaaaaagaaaaaagaaaaaaggaagaaaaaaggaaaaaagagaagaaaaagagaaagaaaaataaagaaaggggaaaaaagggtgggggaagcaatcattaatcaaaaagaaagaaaaaaaaaaaaccacgggggagtatcttctgattctgtatactttaagtcccttggcttcccctggaacttgtccgtctagctggtcttctgggggaggggcctgttgtgctgattttcaggtgttagcacttgggggagcctggtgcagggctcagtgggggttgtttaccccgtgaggcccctggaggaacaaccccagtggctgtggcagctctggaaacctggattcagcccccacagtaactacagagctctctgtctgcagggcctggaggctctgaggcggggcctctgatctgctcagcttggggcaggagcgtctttgctgtcatgggccctccaggcctctgcctgtcccgggggaggctggatcctgggctgtgtcctggtgccctgtgctctggggcctgcgctgttggatttacCCTCCCGGCCGCACAGCCGCCTCTCCGCAGAGCCacccctgagcccctccgagctgctcccggggccacgcagccccctccgcggagccgccgcctgagcccctccaagctgctccaggtcccgcagtgcgcgctgcagcccttagggagcctggcgcactctcctgggcgtgTAGGTATCTGTTAGTgtctcagggagcctgagggcatccccaccctcctgaggtcctgctctaactccctgtgggCGCCTTTCCAcctgggaaggttggtgcagctcctgcttctccgggacagggctctcctgtcctggggacactcgcccgaccttagcctggctccttgcggggcccctcccccttggatgccttttgtttctttctttttccccgtcttcctaccttgatagaagcacgaactcttctcactgtagcattccagctgttctctctttaaatctcaggccgaattcgtagattttcaggatgatttgaaggttatctaggtaatttggtggggacaggtgatttggggaccctactcttccgccatcttgcccctcctcccttaaATTCTTTTTCAATAAAGCCCCTTGAGTCGATGCTTAGCCCTGGTTTTCCTCCTGTGGGGgtataatatttgaagaaaatcaatTTTTCCCTGAGAAATGAGAGCAAGGACTGGGAAAGGCTTTTCAGAAAGTAGCCAGCAGATAGGGATTCTTTTCCTAGGAATTTAGGTGGATATTATCCTAGAATAACATTCTTTAAGCCATGTCAAGTAGGCTCAAGTAAGGGGTTACTAGTTTCAGTTGTGGATATTAGATGAATAAGGTAAGAAGGCAGTGTAGCATCTTTATTCTAGGCCTCTAGGCCGAGCTCAGCTCCTGCTTTCTATGACTTTGGATAATCATGTTTCTCTCTCAGCTCGTCTATGTGTATTATGGAGGAAAGCAACTAAAAGCTTTTGCAGCTCTGCCATTCTAGAATTCTTCAAATTCTGTATTTCCTGGTACCTCAAGCTCTGTTACACCAAATATCTCAAAATTTGGTGGTTTTCTTGGATCTATAATGGGCAGAATATTCCCCCAGGAGGTGAGGTTTTCCTGAAATAGATTTTCCCTACCCAGTCTTCCAGCAAAGATAGGTGTATTGCTTAATTTCACCAACATTTCATATTGGCTATCAAGTCAGCCCTGTTGCTGTAGATACAGGCTACTCTGTCCTTTTCAACTGCCTTATAATCCAACGATGGCCTATTTCCTCCCCATAACTTTGGAGGTTCCCTCAGGTCGGTGAGGGTAGCTGTTTACCTTCTCATGTGCTAACTTCTCCTTCAGGTCATCATTAGAGCTGACAAatatctaatctaatctaatcaatCTGTCCACTCTGGGGAAGACATATAGGGGACTTCTATAATATAAGAAGAATCAATACAAGTTTCTTTTGAAGGTATGAGACAGATCTGGCATTTATCCAGCACTTACTGAATGCTAGCCATTATCCTATGTGCTTTCACAGCTATAAGCTCATTTGATCGTCAAAATAACCCTCCATGGAAGGCttattattacctccattttattgATGACCTGAAGCTCAGATAGGTTTAGCAATTTACTCAAGGTTGCACAGAGATGTGGTGACACAGGTCACATGTTAAGACAAACCTTGGACTTTTATTGGTGTTATTCTTCTTACTACATCATGTAGTCTTTTGCTATTTTCCTGATCTCGCTAGGTGCTACTCTTCAGTGTTTCCCTAGTCTCTCTGAGAACCACAAGGATAGTTAGAAGGTGTAAGTCAATTATACTGAGGTTACCTTCACTTTGGAGATCAGAGTACAAggtctttgtgtgtgtgatgcCCTGTGCCTACCCTACACTTCCTCTTTGTGATACCAATGAagcaagaggaggaagaagagaaaacaagaaaaagaaggaggaagaatagAAGCTAGATGGAAGAAAGggttgaaggaaggaaagaaggtaggagaggggaagaaaaaataaaaggggaaaaaacaggtAATTCTTAGAAATCTGGTTACTAACCCTGTCCCATACCCCTATTCTGGAATGTAGGGGAAAGAGTCAACTGTGACCTACTTTTAGAAGTGACTTTCAAGACTGAAAAATTGAGACTGGCTATTTACAATATTGACAGACCAGAGTGGACTATATAAGAATCCCCAGGAAGTTTCCAGAGAGGGTTATACAAGCAGTTCCCCCAAGATCAGAGAGAAAACATACAAACACATAACAAAGGCATTTTCAGCTGTTCCAGATGTCCTCACAACAGATTGCTGCCCTTTTGTCAGGAAAAGAGTGTGAGAACGCTTTTCAGAGGAGAGGCAGCAGATTTGGGAGAGCTGGAAGAAGATTAGTAAGAaagagcacattaaaaaaaaaagagcactttaAACCAAAAGGCTTAGATGGTTTTCATGGGGCTTAAGGCTGGTATGTGTGTGCTTGCAAGTGACACATATGTGTTCATGATGATGATAATCCATGTCTGTATGCATATGGTGGTCTGGACCAGCAATAGAACAGTAAAACTCACTACCATCTGGTGAAAGTTCACCACcacctagaaaataaaattatttaacttccattTCCATTGTAGTCTATAAGCACTGAACCATCTAGAAGTGGAAGGGACCTTAAAGAGTAATGCTGTCCAAGACCTAAACAAAGCTCACTACTTCTCCCAGACCACTTAGTCATTCAATAAACAGTTCTGATTAATTATCAAGTTCATTGTTAGGACAAACCAAAATCTTCCCCTATCGCATTCCCATTTGTGGGTCAGAGTTCTGCTCCCTGCTCAATTTGAAACACTCCAGAAACTATGTGGTGGATTTAACAACATGGTCTCatgtttatttactctttttactCAACACTTTTACCTTGGCCAAAATATGCTGGTAATGTTTTAAGAATCTCTGATGAGGACACAGGCTAGTGTCACCACATCAGTGGTACTTAGTATTTGGCAATAAATTCTGAGAGCAAGAATCCTCCCATCCTACTATCTGTTTGACTGAAGCCTTGGAATATTGGGCTACATAACAGGCATTTATTCAGtaatatcttacatttttttaaatttttttttaaatttatgatagtcacacacagagagagagagagagaagcagagacataggcagagggagaagcaggctccatgcacctggagcccgacgtgggactcgatcccgggtctccaggaccgcgccctgggccaaaggcaggcgccaaaccactgcgccacccagggatcccacatcttACATTTTGAACCTCCTTCTTCTAGGACAGATATAAAGAAATTGTCTACATACAATCCCTCACTCCTggttaaagttaaataaaacacaaaatcctCAAAATAAGAGCTTATGAATGAAAATTTCTAGTAGGAAATGATGGCTCTGTCACACCCCCAATTCCTCTCCCCTATTCTTCCCTCCCCAGCACACTAATGAGCAATCTCCTATTGGTCCTACTACCATCCTTACCACAGCCAGCTCTAGTATTTTATTCAGACCTTTTTCCTTTTCAGACATTTTCCTCTCCATTCTTCCTCAGGATGGAATTTTCCAATATACATTTGGTGAAAcctaaaagaaaccaaaagtgaaatacagaaagagatgTCAGAAAAAAAGGTCAAGTTTACAAAGTGCAGATTTCAAATTCAACAATAACTAATGATTTTTGTTAAACATTTCACACAAATTTCCACCCTCAGAATTGTCCtttgtctgtgtccttccttccttccaaagaaGAGCTTAGCGTTAGGGATCTAAATACTGAGACTTTCTGAGGGAGCAATAGGAAATAAGCAGGGAATATGGCCCTTTCTTTCTTAGGTCTGTAGTCCCCACATTTCTCCAGGTATATAATTACATAGTAAAATATCCCAGATACAACTTTTCAACATTTGCTCCTATGCTTCCTTTGAAAAACATTGAAAGAAGTTCTTTTTTATAGACTTACAGAATTTCAGAGTTTGAAGAAAGCTTAGAGATCATTCCATTCATACTCTCTACATTATAGATTAATAAAATGGGTCCTCATGGTGGAAAGTGACTTATCCAGCGTCATCTCAAAGCAAAGCAGTGACAGGAAAGGAATTTTAAACTGTCAAGAGCCAAACAGTGCTGGGAGATTTCCTTctgaggactgtttctgattgaTGGGAAGGCTGGCAGAGAACAAAAGGGAACATGAAATCTGAAAATATGATGGAAGGAAATTTGAGaggtgtctcagaagcctcttgaaGTCCTCCACTGCCATCCTAGCTCCCAGGTGGGTGTGCCATCTAtgtctgctttcttcctcctcttcaggCCATCCCATCCTGGAAGCACCTGAAAGTGTGACAGGGCCTTGGAAGGGGGATGTGAATATTCCCTGCACCTATGGTCCTCTGCAAGGCTACACTCAAGTCATGGTAAAGTGGCTAGTACAACGTGGCTGGGACCCAGTCACCATCTTCCTACGTGATTCCTCTGGAGACCATATCCAGCTAGCAAAGTACCGAGGCCGCCTGCAAGTGAATCACGAGGTTCCAGGAGATGTGTCCCTCCAACTGAACACCCTGGAAATGGATGACCGGAGCCACTACACGTGTGAAGTCACTTGGCAGACCCCTAGTGGCAACCAAGTGGTGAGAGATAAGATCATCGATCTACGCATCCAGAAAGGTAAGTCACTGTGAGAGTAGGAAAGCACTGATAGACAAAGACCAAATAGAAGACAGTAATCCTAGAAAACCTCTAGAAACCCAGATAATTTTGTTCACTTGTACACAGGCTTTTATCAGTCATATGTATTAATCAGGAAATGTGGAAAGGCAGAGGGTCCTCAGGGTCATCACTCTCATagtataatttaagaaatgttGGGAAGGGTTTCTGGCTTTTAAATCTCTACCCCTTCAAGTGTCCCAGAAATTTTAGCATCCACACCCTGGTTGCCCTCCTTGGGCTCTGGTTCTTGAAAGTCATAAAAATGAGTATATCTATCTAATCAGGATATTAGAGGGTAAATAGATGCTGACAAAGAAGCTCTGGTGAAAGGGATACTGGGTTTAGTCAAGATACATTTTGCTGATTTGACAGTTTCGTGAAAACCCTGGTCCTGGTAATCCCTGATAATCCAAAAGTGCCAACAACCCAAAATCTCTGTCCACTAAAGCCTAaagaaacctctctctctctctctctctctctctctctctctatatatatatatatatatatatatatatatatatatatatatatatatatattttaactctgGATTATCCAAAATGTTGATAACACAAAACAGTACCTAATATTCCAAAGgaagctatttttatttacattatccTATTTCTTACTCTCCTCCTTAATAAGTAGCCCCTTTTATTGTCCTTTGCAGATATATAATTATCTCTGTACCCAGCAAGGATGACTCAGCCTTGTCTTCACATATCCTTATAACTTCCCAGAGCCTCTGCTTTTGTCTTCCTTTTGCAGTCTCTGTTTCCAAACCCACAGTGACGACTGGCAGTGGCTATGGCTTCACAGTGCCCCAGGGAATGAGGATTAGCCTTCAATGCCAGGCTTGGGGTTCTCCTCCCATCAGTTATGTTTGGTACAAGGAACAGACCAACAATCAAGAACCTATCAAAGTAGCAGTGTTGAGTACTCTACTCTTCAAGCATGCTATGGTGGCTGACTCTGGATCCTATTTCTGTGCTGCCAAAGGCCGGGTAGGCTCTGAGCAGCGCAGCAACATTGTGAAGTTTGTGGTCAAAGGTGAGCAATCCTTTCTTTTGGTGATCCTTGCAATGGACCATCTTGTACTGAAGATACCTTGTACAGAGAAGAGAGTTTGTATGTGTGGAGATAGAGGGTGTCCTGGGTTGCAcaatcacaaagaaagaaaaattctggaCTGATGATAATAAGGCTGGAGACAATGCCTGTCATGTTGTAGGTTAAGAAGATAAAGACAGTAAAGGGGAAAGTGACATTCACTAATTAAATCATATTTGCCAGATACAATTCACAAGAatttaacacacattttgtaATTGAATCCCATATCTATCTCATGAGATAGCTATAATTACTCTCATTCtacagaagaaactgaaaatcaTAAAGGGACATTTATTTGCCCAGGAGCTCACGGTTAGGAAGTTCAAGTTGGAACTTGCACACAGATCACATACTCTTTCCATTATGTCTGATTTTCTCTTATGGttgaatcttatttatttgtttgttgtctttttttagtatagttgacacacagtgttatattagtttcaggtagacaacatagtgatttgacaagtttatacattattctGTGTTCACCACAAGTTTAGCTGCAATTATATCACTATTACAATGTCATTGACTATAGTCCTTTTACTGTGCCTTTTAAACTTCTTTTATTccctaactggaagcctgtatctctcacaTCTCCTCACACATCCACTCTGGCAaaaatcagtttgttctctgcattaatgggtctgattctactttttgtttattcatttctttggcCCGATATGgtctttttatgtatgtatgtatgtatgtatgtatgtatgtatgtatgtatgtgtgtatgagagagacagagaaagcactagcaggagaaggacagaggctgagggagagggacaaggagactcctcgctgagtagAGAGCCTGGTCCAGGgattgattccaggaccccaagactatgacctgagctgaagtcagacattcacccaactgagccatctaggcaccccagtatttgcctttcttagtttaacatatttcacttagcttaataccctctaggttcacCATTTTGTCTCAAAAGACATAAATTTATCCtcttttatggctgtgtaatatacAGATATTATATCACACGTAATATAtatcacaccttctttatccttttgtctatcgatggacacttaagttgctttTATATCAtggctaatgtaaataatgctgcaataaacatagaggtatACATATCTTTTCaacttagtgttttcattttctgtgagtAAATTCCCAAAGgcagaattattggatcatatagtatttctatttttaatttttttgaaaacttccatattgttttacATAGTGGCtctaccagtttgcattctcaccaatagtgtaTGAAgtgatttctccacatcttcaccaatacttgttatggcttgtattttttattttaaccattctgacaggtataaggtgatatgtcattgctttttgtttgttttgttcagtgaggattttttattgttattttattgtttgtgttTAGTTTTGCTTCGTGAAATAAAAACCCAGATATCTACATAGTTTCCTTAATACCACCCCCCCTTCTTCTTCTTAAAGTCAAATGAAAGTTCTGGTTGAGGTCTCAATGAACATTGGCTCTGGTAAATCAATCTGGCTATTTCATACAGCATTATCCTGGGATTACTACAAACTATGTACATAAAGGCTGCAGGCTGAGGTTTAATTGAACAGCCCAGCAGTGATATAACTAAATGAATTTTGTTGCCTTCCAAGAGATCACTTTGGAAGGGAAGACATTTATTCAAACAAGGCTGCCATTTCCCAAAATACGTTGGGAACTAACTGCTTTTAAGTACTTATCCTAAGAGCCCCCTGAAAATTGCTATCCTCAGAATATAGCAAGGAAAATGACCATGCTGGCTGTATTTAGAATAGGAAACTAATGTTAGTTTGAGACTTCTAAGTTTATCTAGAGGGATTTCTTTCCCGAAGTTGAGTTGtaatgcatatgtgtgtgctgTATGGTTTGGTCTACTAATTGGAGAAACAAGGGCAATCTCACTGTTAAGGAATTATATGGTCCAATTCTCTGAGAGTTGACAATATGGTCAAGCAGAGAGAACATTGCATGGCCAGAAAGTCCAAGAATTTTATACTTCATAAAGAGATAAGTTGAAAATTCTCACCTTTCTGTGAATTAGTTCCTAGCCCATTTGGGAAAGACCTTGCTTACAACCAATCAACTTGCCTATTCCTTATCAAAGTTTATGCTTACAGACAACATAGCTGTTAGGCAGTGCTTAACATTGCCCCCTACTGATGAAAAAGGAAACAGGCTCAAAGAAGGCCTTGTACCCTTCCCTGCTCTCAGACTTCTTTCTTCTATACCTCAAACTGGCTCCATGATTCTGGTTCCCTGTATCATCTCTGACATATGTAGCTCTGAGCTGTCATCCCTTTGTCTCACCCTCTATGCAGTGCCTCAGTTCTGGGAACGCCCTGTATGCTTTGCCCTTTTTCACACTCATGGACTGCTAAGCTCTCCtgataaaacaaacacacaaaatagcAGAGATGAAATTGATACCACTTTAATTTCATGCTGTATAATGTCAATTGCCCATCCTTGTGCTATTtactaattttcttatttttgtcccATTCCTGATAGCAGCAGTTCAGaacattttcactttattttgggCCTCCAGACCTACTCTCAGAACATGAAGTTACGTCCTCCTTCTTTGAGAATATCCAGAGACCCATGagttgtgactttttttttgtattttattggagttcgatttgccaacacatagtataacaccgagtgctcatctcatcaagtgcccccgtcacTGCCCtacacctagttaccccatccgccttcccacctccctttgcactaccccttgttcatttcccagagttaggaatctctcatcttctgtcacccttactgatatttcccactcattttctctcctttcccctttattccctatcactattttttatattcccaaaatgaatgagaccatataatgtttgtccttcactgattgacttacttcactcagcataataccttccacttctatccacgttgaagcaaatggtgggtatttgcgaTTTCTAATgacttctaatggctgagtaatattccattgtatttatctatctatctatctatctatcatcatcatcatcatcatcataatcatctatctacctatctatcatctatatatctatctataaagatagatatatagatgatataaatagatagatacagcatatatatagatagatatagatgatatagatatctATCGATATGTAagatagagagatagagcatAGATAgatctcacatcttttttat
This genomic window contains:
- the VSIG4 gene encoding V-set and immunoglobulin domain-containing protein 4 isoform X5, producing the protein MGLLLGLLFLGHLTVVTYGHPILEAPESVTGPWKGDVNIPCTYGPLQGYTQVMVKWLVQRGWDPVTIFLRDSSGDHIQLAKYRGRLQVNHEVPGDVSLQLNTLEMDDRSHYTCEVTWQTPSGNQVVRDKIIDLRIQKVSVSKPTVTTGSGYGFTVPQGMRISLQCQAWGSPPISYVWYKEQTNNQEPIKVAVLSTLLFKHAMVADSGSYFCAAKGRVGSEQRSNIVKFVVKDSSKPLKTKTEAPTTMQSPLEETSTVKLIWKWTTEVDVYLGAASAEPGKGLPVFSIVLIISLCCIVVFIMAYVMVCRKTSQQERKSRAQRFLKLSSTDQNGK
- the VSIG4 gene encoding V-set and immunoglobulin domain-containing protein 4 isoform X6; translated protein: MGLLLGLLFLGHLTVVTYGHPILEAPESVTGPWKGDVNIPCTYGPLQGYTQVMVKWLVQRGWDPVTIFLRDSSGDHIQLAKYRGRLQVNHEVPGDVSLQLNTLEMDDRSHYTCEVTWQTPSGNQVVRDKIIDLRIQKVSVSKPTVTTGSGYGFTVPQGMRISLQCQAWGSPPISYVWYKEQTNNQEPIKVAVLSTLLFKHAMVADSGSYFCAAKGRVGSEQRSNIVKFVVKDSSKPLKTKTEAPTTMQSPLEETSTVKLIWKWTTEVDVYLGAASAEPGKGLPVFSIVLIISLCCIVVFIMAYVMVCRKTSQQGPCHVLSGACRGILASP
- the VSIG4 gene encoding V-set and immunoglobulin domain-containing protein 4 isoform X2, whose translation is MGLLLGLLFLGHLTVVTYGHPILEAPESVTGPWKGDVNIPCTYGPLQGYTQVMVKWLVQRGWDPVTIFLRDSSGDHIQLAKYRGRLQVNHEVPGDVSLQLNTLEMDDRSHYTCEVTWQTPSGNQVVRDKIIDLRIQKVSVSKPTVTTGSGYGFTVPQGMRISLQCQAWGSPPISYVWYKEQTNNQEPIKVAVLSTLLFKHAMVADSGSYFCAAKGRVGSEQRSNIVKFVVKDSSKPLKTKTEAPTTMQSPLEETSTVKLIWKWTTEVDVYLGAASAEPGKGLPVFSIVLIISLCCIVVFIMAYVMVCRKTSQQEHVYEVARIHTRQARNSGENWRVAIFTSGCSSEEPSSQTPGNDYSDDTCLGQEYQIITQINSDYTHLLHTVSPDYELLATKDERVC
- the VSIG4 gene encoding V-set and immunoglobulin domain-containing protein 4 isoform X4; translation: MGLLLGLLFLGHLTVVTYGHPILEAPESVTGPWKGDVNIPCTYGPLQGYTQVMVKWLVQRGWDPVTIFLRDSSGDHIQLAKYRGRLQVNHEVPGDVSLQLNTLEMDDRSHYTCEVTWQTPSGNQVVRDKIIDLRIQKVSVSKPTVTTGSGYGFTVPQGMRISLQCQAWGSPPISYVWYKEQTNNQEPIKVAVLSTLLFKHAMVADSGSYFCAAKGRVGSEQRSNIVKFVVKDSSKPLKTKTEAPTTMQSPLEGKGLPVFSIVLIISLCCIVVFIMAYVMVCRKTSQQEHVYEVARIHTRQARNSGENWRVAIFTSGCSSEEPSSQTPGNDYSDDTCLGQEYQIITQINSDYTHLLHTVSPDYELLATKDERVC
- the VSIG4 gene encoding V-set and immunoglobulin domain-containing protein 4 isoform X3, with product MGLLLGLLFLGHLTVVTYGHPILEAPESVTGPWKGDVNIPCTYGPLQGYTQVMVKWLVQRGWDPVTIFLRDSSGDHIQLAKYRGRLQVNHEVPGDVSLQLNTLEMDDRSHYTCEVTWQTPSGNQVVRDKIIDLRIQKVSVSKPTVTTGSGYGFTVPQGMRISLQCQAWGSPPISYVWYKEQTNNQEPIKVAVLSTLLFKHAMVADSGSYFCAAKGRVGSEQRSNIVKFVVKDSSKPLKTKTEAPTTMQSPLEGKGLPVFSIVLIISLCCIVVFIMAYVMVCRKTSQQGYIPGRPEILVKTGEWPFSQVAAPAKSHLPKLQGMTTLTIPAWAKSTRSSPRSTVTTLICCTQFLQIMSFWQPRMRESAKNALLSQGLLP
- the VSIG4 gene encoding V-set and immunoglobulin domain-containing protein 4 isoform X1, which translates into the protein MGLLLGLLFLGHLTVVTYGHPILEAPESVTGPWKGDVNIPCTYGPLQGYTQVMVKWLVQRGWDPVTIFLRDSSGDHIQLAKYRGRLQVNHEVPGDVSLQLNTLEMDDRSHYTCEVTWQTPSGNQVVRDKIIDLRIQKVSVSKPTVTTGSGYGFTVPQGMRISLQCQAWGSPPISYVWYKEQTNNQEPIKVAVLSTLLFKHAMVADSGSYFCAAKGRVGSEQRSNIVKFVVKDSSKPLKTKTEAPTTMQSPLEETSTVKLIWKWTTEVDVYLGAASAEPGKGLPVFSIVLIISLCCIVVFIMAYVMVCRKTSQQGYIPGRPEILVKTGEWPFSQVAAPAKSHLPKLQGMTTLTIPAWAKSTRSSPRSTVTTLICCTQFLQIMSFWQPRMRESAKNALLSQGLLP